In Gossypium hirsutum isolate 1008001.06 chromosome A10, Gossypium_hirsutum_v2.1, whole genome shotgun sequence, the DNA window AAGTTTcaataaaagtttcaaaaaaatatttttacaatatttatttttctttaaaattttcattttaaatcataTTACATAAGATCTGATGTGTAATTTAacagttaaaataattattttaataataaaaggacCTAAATCATATAACCTCAATAATTTAGGAAAATTGTAATTAGAGAGTTTGAAGATTAACTCTAGAGAGGGGTATGAGTTTGATTAACCTTTGTGTATGACCATAAAATTGTCTTTTAATGCTTCCTTTGTCTTAATGTTGTAATCTTTAGAAGATAAAGGTGAATCAAAAGACGAGGAAGAGGAAAAATACAATCTCAAGCAACGCTATGTTCCACCCAATTATGCCTCAATTATCCTCTCTCTTGAGTTTTTCCTGAATTTGCTGCTAATAGTTTTGGGACATGGTTAGTACCCTTTTTTTCCCCTTAATTGTtcttatatttcttttaaaactacTTTACACATTTGATTGAGTTTTAGATATgagtatatttaaatttttaagaaatttcatGGTGAAGGGTAGGCAAGTCCTTGACCCAAATCGAATATTGAATTTAAGGCTtttgttaagaaaaattttagaattcatGTAGGCTACAcatattgaatttgagatgatGCAGGGTTTCAcagaataaagaaaatcataataaAGAAAGAGAGACACACAGTTGCACTGCAAGTCATGAATGAATTAGTGAAGACAGCTTGTCCATACAAATTTAGTGAAAGAGAGACTGACATTCATTTTGACCCTCGCATTACGGGGGAGGCTCAAGGTGAGGAGGCTGAGACCGATAAGAGGAAAGGTACGTGTCTCCAACAACACCAACATGCAAACCTTGGCCAAAAATCCCTATCAGCTGGAACCCAACACAATGAGGGTTGGATTTGATGTAGTTAAGTGTATTGGCTCTTTGTCCATGCATATTGATGTTGTAAACCCATAACAGGTTGCTCCATCAAGGAAGGGACAGTCACAGTAGCACCAATGGAGAGCTTTCTTAAAGAATACAGGATAATAGGGTCGGTGGATTCTAAGAGCTCAAAGTACTCGGTGAAAATGGCATTTGAAAAGAACGTAATTCATAAACAAAAAGAGACAGAGACGCCTTTCTTGATAGCAGCAAAGATGGGAATCACAGAAATGGTGGAAAGTATTTTAGAAAAGTTCCCTGTTTCTATTCAGGACTTGGATGCTGATGGCCAAAACGTGTTGCTTTTAGCAGTGGAGAATAGGCAAACGCATACTTTTCAGTTCCTAATCAACAGAGAAACCCCGTTGCATGAAAGCATTTTCCGAAAGTGGGATCATCAAGGGAACAATGCATTGCACCTTGCTGCCAAATATGGAGAATATCGTCCTTGGCTCATTCCAGGATCTGCTTTACAAATGCAATGGGAGCTCAAGTGGTATAAGGTATATGTCGTAGAGCTCTATTTTTGAATTGTCTTTTgctttcctttttttaatcttaGTTCCATCGGTATTGCAGTTTGTCAAGCGATCCATTTCAAAGCATTTGCCTATTCATTACAAGTACAACAAGAAGAATCAAACCCCAAAGCAAATCTTCACGGAGACACACAAATTGCTTGTCAAAGACGGCAGCGCATGGCTCACGAAAACCTCCGAATCTTGCTCACTTGTAGCGGCATTGATAGCCACAGTAGCATTTGCAACATCAGCAACTATCCCAGGTGGAGTTAAGGAAACCTCTGGCACACCAGTTCTCGCGGATGAGCCCGCATTCTCCGTGTTTTGCATTGCATCCTTAATAGCCCTTTGCTTCTCCGTGACAGCCCTGGTATTTTTCCTAGCAATCCTGACTTCCCGATTCGAAGAGAAAGATTTTGCTTGTAAATTGCCTTGGAGACTCATTATCGGCCTAACAGCATTGTTCACTTCAATAACTGCAATACTAGTCTCATTTTGTGCAGGCCATTTCTTCGAACTTAAAGATAGGCTAAAGTTTGCAGCTTTACCGATTTACATAGTAACATGTTTGCCTGTTTCCTTCTTTGCACTTGCACAGTTGCCCCTCTACTTCGATCTTTTACGAGCAATCATCAAGGATATCCCACAGCGTAGTTATAAGGAGTTTACTCAATAACTAAATTGCTTAGCATTTTTCATGTTTATCATCAACTTCATTGGGTGTTTCTTAAGAGATAtagtataataaattttgatatgtATGCTACTGCTTTCTTGTAATGTTACCAAATTGAATTCAATACGAATAAACCGAACTTTTTGAAGTTTCCTAATATATTTAGAAATGTTTTCATATCAGATCTCCGGATCTAATAGAAGCATTTACAGATATTTTAGAGAAAATAAAGAACTCGAATAATTCTAGAACCTGACAACATTCACAGACACACAAACATGGGGAATTGGCAAACTGCATGGCACATTACTAAAATCTGACACTAGAGTTTACTTACTGATTACGGCGTTGCAGATCAACAGCGCATAGTTTAAGCATCATTAGACAGTGAATTGAGTATAACTTGAATCCCATGCTGTGGTTGAACTGTGATACGAGGTGTGGGTGAGTGAACATAGGCAGGGGAGAGAGAAATGGTGTATCTTTGTAGAATCATGGAAAGAGCAGTCTTTGTTTCATTGATTGCAAAGGTCATCCCGACACAAGCTCGAGGTCCCATTCCGAAAGGAATAAATGCAGCCGCATTGTACTTGGTAGCTTTCGCGATCCCTTCCTTGAACCTCTCCGGTTTGAAAACATGGGCATCATCTCCCCATAACTGAGGGTCATGGTGAAGTGCCATGTTTGGGATCCAAACATCTACTTTGGCAGGCAGGACTAGCTTTCCCACTTGAACTTGTCTTCTAGCTCTTCTTACCAACCCATTTATGGGAGCATACAATCGTAGAGTTTCATTAATGATCATACTCATCTGTTTGcaaaagttatattttagttacatTT includes these proteins:
- the LOC107943193 gene encoding uncharacterized protein, producing the protein MEICNATTEREAPCLSHDLFEKAMRGQWTEVVEIYKEDEESRVAVLTASRDTALHLAVSGGRAKEVKQMVESLGEKVSEILWLKNAKGNTALHTAAELGDAYMCKRIASKVPDLITNCNEQNATPLFLAALFGHQEAFLCLHFLCKGNPLDAGSRKPNGDTFLHVALQGEFFSLAFQIVRKYPELAKDRNEDGFTPLHILATKPNAFKSSCRLGLFDRIIYWCITVKEVKEIKNDPEAYLKRFDGSKEPWYPENYGTCAHFFHMLFGVVFYGLPSLQNIRSTKVISGFQADEEKGRNNNHEDKGESKDEEEEKYNLKQRYVPPNYASIILSLEFFLNLLLIVLGHGFHRIKKIIIKKERHTVALQVMNELVKTACPYKFSERETDIHFDPRITGEAQGEEAETDKRKGCSIKEGTVTVAPMESFLKEYRIIGSVDSKSSKYSVKMAFEKNVIHKQKETETPFLIAAKMGITEMVESILEKFPVSIQDLDADGQNVLLLAVENRQTHTFQFLINRETPLHESIFRKWDHQGNNALHLAAKYGEYRPWLIPGSALQMQWELKWYKFVKRSISKHLPIHYKYNKKNQTPKQIFTETHKLLVKDGSAWLTKTSESCSLVAALIATVAFATSATIPGGVKETSGTPVLADEPAFSVFCIASLIALCFSVTALVFFLAILTSRFEEKDFACKLPWRLIIGLTALFTSITAILVSFCAGHFFELKDRLKFAALPIYIVTCLPVSFFALAQLPLYFDLLRAIIKDIPQRSYKEFTQ